The Siniperca chuatsi isolate FFG_IHB_CAS linkage group LG2, ASM2008510v1, whole genome shotgun sequence genome window below encodes:
- the LOC122861643 gene encoding migration and invasion-inhibitory protein isoform X1, producing the protein MSSTDRLDVLRGRNKDLLNQLKQQREKLERLTGCSHSRKREREDEDEAEERRDPAEVLTLTDGDRGAARAALAKPTVRFADTCEGQTISTSSLTSKHTGGTAEHTASTKSCLANHSKEERAVRRRVTFQSDECEEISASDRLHLQPLLGYDWIAGVLDAEDSLIERSDEFFNDLRMFRSLNKDECVHSPQPEFSEENHSVLPLLTDKDGQEANMDTHQCTFSYRINSRLFPVPLHSQECCPVCKKHKSSHSHTTAEPALIRVSIPRSTLLPPYKYKAHRRCSFDPSDSLGLPSHCLSGWSNTGQSTLPPPSSLDLRSSLNTKSSTGSQNKELEGLSAPKKSSNQISDQISDVSRLTRHNFQHFSPKRKLGSISYPLH; encoded by the exons atgtcCTCGACGGACCGGCTGGACGTTTTACGAGGGCGTAACAAAGATTTATTGAACCagttgaagcagcagagagagaaactggagCGGCTGACCGGCTGCAGTCACAGCcgcaagagggagagagaggacgaggacgaggctgaggagaggagagacccTGCAGAGGTCCTGACCCTGACCGATGGAGACCGCGGGGCTGCCAGGGCTGCCCTCGCTAAACCTACCGTGAGATTTGCGG ATACATGTGAGGGACAAACTATTTCAACATCATCTTTGACCTCCAAACACACAGGAGGGACTGCTGAACATACAGCCAGCACCAAGTCCTGTCTAGCAAATCACAGCAAAGAAGAG agGGCGGTGCGGCGTCGAGTCACATTTCAGTCTGATGAATGCGAAGAGATATCTGCCTCAGACAGGCTTCATTTGCAGCCTTTACTGGGGTATGACTGGATAGCAG GAGTCCTGGACGCTGAGGACTCCTTAATAGAGCGCTCTGACGAGTTCTTCAATGACCTGCGCATGTTTCGGTCACTCAATAAAGACGAGTGTGTCCACAGCCCACAGCCAGA ATTTTCTGAGGAGAACCATTCAGTCCTGCCGCTGCTAACAGACAAGGACGGTCAGGAGGCTAACATGGATACTCATCAGT GTACATTCTCTTACAGGATTAACAGCAGACTGTTCCCCGTTCCACTTCACTCTCAGGAGTGCTGCCCGGTGTGCAAAAAGCACAAATCCTCCCACTCTCACACTACTGCTGAACCAGCTCTCATCAG GGTCAGCATTCCTCGCTCCACCCTCTTGCCACCTTACAAGTACAAAGCTCATCGGCGATGCAGTTTTGACCCTTCTGATAGTTTGGGGTTACCGTCG CACTGTCTCTCAGGCTGGTCGAACACAGGTCAGAGCACGCTGCCGCCACCCAGCAGCCTCGATCTGCGGAGCAGTCTGAATACGAAGAGCTCCACTGGGTCACAGAACAAGGAACTGGAG ggTCTCTCTGCGCCCAAAAAGTCCAGTAACCAGATCTCTGACCAGATATCGGATGTGTCTCGCTTGACTCGTCACAACTTCCAACACTTCTCTCCCAAAAGAAAACTAGGAAGTATATCTTACCCTTTGCACTGA
- the LOC122861643 gene encoding migration and invasion-inhibitory protein isoform X2: MSSTDRLDVLRGRNKDLLNQLKQQREKLERLTGCSHSRKREREDEDEAEERRDPAEVLTLTDGDRGAARAALAKPTVRFADTCEGQTISTSSLTSKHTGGTAEHTASTKSCLANHSKEERAVRRRVTFQSDECEEISASDRLHLQPLLGYDWIAGVLDAEDSLIERSDEFFNDLRMFRSLNKDECVHSPQPEFSEENHSVLPLLTDKDGQEANMDTHQCTFSYRINSRLFPVPLHSQECCPVCKKHKSSHSHTTAEPALISIPRSTLLPPYKYKAHRRCSFDPSDSLGLPSHCLSGWSNTGQSTLPPPSSLDLRSSLNTKSSTGSQNKELEGLSAPKKSSNQISDQISDVSRLTRHNFQHFSPKRKLGSISYPLH, from the exons atgtcCTCGACGGACCGGCTGGACGTTTTACGAGGGCGTAACAAAGATTTATTGAACCagttgaagcagcagagagagaaactggagCGGCTGACCGGCTGCAGTCACAGCcgcaagagggagagagaggacgaggacgaggctgaggagaggagagacccTGCAGAGGTCCTGACCCTGACCGATGGAGACCGCGGGGCTGCCAGGGCTGCCCTCGCTAAACCTACCGTGAGATTTGCGG ATACATGTGAGGGACAAACTATTTCAACATCATCTTTGACCTCCAAACACACAGGAGGGACTGCTGAACATACAGCCAGCACCAAGTCCTGTCTAGCAAATCACAGCAAAGAAGAG agGGCGGTGCGGCGTCGAGTCACATTTCAGTCTGATGAATGCGAAGAGATATCTGCCTCAGACAGGCTTCATTTGCAGCCTTTACTGGGGTATGACTGGATAGCAG GAGTCCTGGACGCTGAGGACTCCTTAATAGAGCGCTCTGACGAGTTCTTCAATGACCTGCGCATGTTTCGGTCACTCAATAAAGACGAGTGTGTCCACAGCCCACAGCCAGA ATTTTCTGAGGAGAACCATTCAGTCCTGCCGCTGCTAACAGACAAGGACGGTCAGGAGGCTAACATGGATACTCATCAGT GTACATTCTCTTACAGGATTAACAGCAGACTGTTCCCCGTTCCACTTCACTCTCAGGAGTGCTGCCCGGTGTGCAAAAAGCACAAATCCTCCCACTCTCACACTACTGCTGAACCAGCTCTCATCAG CATTCCTCGCTCCACCCTCTTGCCACCTTACAAGTACAAAGCTCATCGGCGATGCAGTTTTGACCCTTCTGATAGTTTGGGGTTACCGTCG CACTGTCTCTCAGGCTGGTCGAACACAGGTCAGAGCACGCTGCCGCCACCCAGCAGCCTCGATCTGCGGAGCAGTCTGAATACGAAGAGCTCCACTGGGTCACAGAACAAGGAACTGGAG ggTCTCTCTGCGCCCAAAAAGTCCAGTAACCAGATCTCTGACCAGATATCGGATGTGTCTCGCTTGACTCGTCACAACTTCCAACACTTCTCTCCCAAAAGAAAACTAGGAAGTATATCTTACCCTTTGCACTGA
- the tnfrsf1b gene encoding tumor necrosis factor receptor superfamily member 1B isoform X2: MLVKKAQKRLYFLRKLKEVCCQPYKPDSKGACLNSTTEYLSDGSNLCCKKCHPGERQKEECLKTTETVCEQCPPGQYMESMNYSPNCFTCAKCKSSKGLQYSQNCSHTTRSRCVCKPGMYCIMEFDDPYCAECSKYKLCKAGYGVTLPGTANSDVKCERCPDGTFSNTVSYMDPCLPHTNCHGRVVARKGNATSDTVCGPAEFRSRKPPQTSTKEPHNETMMSTVLATSDSKAPRGPTGPTPSISHLPSVSEAVFNHSTRSPPSSLVSDSKLAAAIASVSGLIILLCIAIILLYLCKPRWKKDPAGFHPKVDANGNVDSGDKINQGYLGETKLTSFTVTPAEHQCLLEKGEACSDQSQYSNNTETLTRTDGFNSHDSIGPLQSTIALDNTHSALSEPMTLRSNTEPVTPQSSVPTQSSQPTSPQIISPVNTSPHVNVNITFHIGNGTQSVLPTDMMQVDSNLRFGEEEESFSIPQQEAGKQSLMSVQESASYSV, encoded by the exons aTGCtagtaaagaaagctcagaaacggctgtatttcttaaggaaacttaaggaG GTCTGCTGTCAGCCCTATAAACCAGACTCAAAGGGTGCCTGTCTCAACTCAACAACAGAGTACCTGTCAGATGGTTCTAACCTGTGCTGCAAGAAATGCCACCCTG GGGAGCGACAGAAAGAAGAATGTTTGAAAACTACTGAGACTGTGTGTGAACAATGTCCACCAGGCCAGTACATGGAGAGCATGAACTACTCTCCAAACTGCTTCACCTGTGCCAAATGCAAATCAA GCAAAGGTCTGCAGTATAGCCAGAACTGCTCCCATACCACAAggtccaggtgtgtgtgcaagcCTGGGATGTACTGCATCATGGAATTTGATGACCCATACTGTGCAgaatgtagcaagtacaagctATGCAAAGCTGGTTATGGAGTGACTCTGCCAG GCACGGCAAACTCAGATGTGAAGTGTGAACGGTGCCCCGATGGGACATTCTCTAATACAGTCTCCTACATGGACCCCTGTCTGCCTCATACAAA CTGTCATGGGAGGGTTGTTGCTAGGAAAGGCAACGCTACCTCAGACACCGTGTGTGGACCTGCAGAGTTTCGGTCCAGAAAACCGCCTCAAACCTCAACAAAAGAGCCTCACAATGAGACAATGATGAGCACAGTCTTAGCAACCTCAGACTCTAAGGCTCCACGTGGACCGACAGGCCCCACACCGTCTATCAGCCATCTGCCATCTGTTTCAGAGGCAGTATTCAACCATTCAACAAGAAGCCCTCCATCAAGCCTAGTATCTGACAGTAAACTGG CTGCAGCCATTGCCAGTGTCAGTGGATTAATAATTCTCCTTTGCATCGCCATCATTCTGCTGTACCTTTGTAAACCAAGGTGGAAGAAAG ATCCTGCAGGATTTCATCCTAAAGTAGATGCAAATGGAAATGTTGACAGTGGTGATAAA ATCAATCAGGGTTATTTGGGTGAAACCAAGTTGACTTCATTCACAGTTACGCCAGCAGAGCATCAATGTCTGCTGGAGAAAGGGGAAGCCTGCAGTGACCAGAGTCAGTATAGTAACAATACTGAAACTTTAACCAGAACAGACGGCTTCAACAGCCACGACTCCATCGGCCCTTTGCAATCCACCATAGCTCTTGACAATACACACTCTGCTCTATCGGAGCCCATGACTTTACGTTCCAACACAGAGCCTGTCACTCCCCAGTCCAGCGTCCCCACACAGTCCTCTCAGCCCACCAGCCCACAGATCATCAGCCCTGTGAACACCAGCCCCCACGTCAACGTCAACATCACTTTCCACATAGGAAACGGGACACAGTCTGTCCTGCCCACAGACATGATGCAGGTAGACTCTAACCTCCGCTttggtgaggaagaggagtcctTTAGCATCCCACAGCAAGAAGCCGGCAAACAATCACTGATGTCAGTGCAGGAGAGTGCAAGTTACAGTGTATGA
- the tnfrsf1b gene encoding tumor necrosis factor receptor superfamily member 1B isoform X3, with product MKDILLLLVLLNALTTKVCCQPYKPDSKGACLNSTTEYLSDGSNLCCKKCHPGERQKEECLKTTETVCEQCPPGQYMESMNYSPNCFTCAKCKSSKGLQYSQNCSHTTRSRCVCKPGMYCIMEFDDPYCAECSKYKLCKAGYGVTLPGTANSDVKCERCPDGTFSNTVSYMDPCLPHTNCHGRVVARKGNATSDTVCGPAEFRSRKPPQTSTKEPHNETMMSTVLATSDSKAPRGPTGPTPSISHLPSVSEAVFNHSTRSPPSSLVSDSKLAAAIASVSGLIILLCIAIILLYLCKPRWKKDPAGFHPKVDANGNVDSGDKINQGYLGETKLTSFTVTPAEHQCLLEKGEACSDQSQYSNNTETLTRTDGFNSHDSIGPLQSTIALDNTHSALSEPMTLRSNTEPVTPQSSVPTQSSQPTSPQIISPVNTSPHVNVNITFHIGNGTQSVLPTDMMQVDSNLRFGEEEESFSIPQQEAGKQSLMSVQESASYSV from the exons ATGAAGGACATACTTTTACTGCTGGTTCTACTGAATGCCCTAACTACCAAG GTCTGCTGTCAGCCCTATAAACCAGACTCAAAGGGTGCCTGTCTCAACTCAACAACAGAGTACCTGTCAGATGGTTCTAACCTGTGCTGCAAGAAATGCCACCCTG GGGAGCGACAGAAAGAAGAATGTTTGAAAACTACTGAGACTGTGTGTGAACAATGTCCACCAGGCCAGTACATGGAGAGCATGAACTACTCTCCAAACTGCTTCACCTGTGCCAAATGCAAATCAA GCAAAGGTCTGCAGTATAGCCAGAACTGCTCCCATACCACAAggtccaggtgtgtgtgcaagcCTGGGATGTACTGCATCATGGAATTTGATGACCCATACTGTGCAgaatgtagcaagtacaagctATGCAAAGCTGGTTATGGAGTGACTCTGCCAG GCACGGCAAACTCAGATGTGAAGTGTGAACGGTGCCCCGATGGGACATTCTCTAATACAGTCTCCTACATGGACCCCTGTCTGCCTCATACAAA CTGTCATGGGAGGGTTGTTGCTAGGAAAGGCAACGCTACCTCAGACACCGTGTGTGGACCTGCAGAGTTTCGGTCCAGAAAACCGCCTCAAACCTCAACAAAAGAGCCTCACAATGAGACAATGATGAGCACAGTCTTAGCAACCTCAGACTCTAAGGCTCCACGTGGACCGACAGGCCCCACACCGTCTATCAGCCATCTGCCATCTGTTTCAGAGGCAGTATTCAACCATTCAACAAGAAGCCCTCCATCAAGCCTAGTATCTGACAGTAAACTGG CTGCAGCCATTGCCAGTGTCAGTGGATTAATAATTCTCCTTTGCATCGCCATCATTCTGCTGTACCTTTGTAAACCAAGGTGGAAGAAAG ATCCTGCAGGATTTCATCCTAAAGTAGATGCAAATGGAAATGTTGACAGTGGTGATAAA ATCAATCAGGGTTATTTGGGTGAAACCAAGTTGACTTCATTCACAGTTACGCCAGCAGAGCATCAATGTCTGCTGGAGAAAGGGGAAGCCTGCAGTGACCAGAGTCAGTATAGTAACAATACTGAAACTTTAACCAGAACAGACGGCTTCAACAGCCACGACTCCATCGGCCCTTTGCAATCCACCATAGCTCTTGACAATACACACTCTGCTCTATCGGAGCCCATGACTTTACGTTCCAACACAGAGCCTGTCACTCCCCAGTCCAGCGTCCCCACACAGTCCTCTCAGCCCACCAGCCCACAGATCATCAGCCCTGTGAACACCAGCCCCCACGTCAACGTCAACATCACTTTCCACATAGGAAACGGGACACAGTCTGTCCTGCCCACAGACATGATGCAGGTAGACTCTAACCTCCGCTttggtgaggaagaggagtcctTTAGCATCCCACAGCAAGAAGCCGGCAAACAATCACTGATGTCAGTGCAGGAGAGTGCAAGTTACAGTGTATGA
- the tnfrsf1b gene encoding tumor necrosis factor receptor superfamily member 1B isoform X1, with translation MAACLAMSAVQASSITIREKVCCQPYKPDSKGACLNSTTEYLSDGSNLCCKKCHPGERQKEECLKTTETVCEQCPPGQYMESMNYSPNCFTCAKCKSSKGLQYSQNCSHTTRSRCVCKPGMYCIMEFDDPYCAECSKYKLCKAGYGVTLPGTANSDVKCERCPDGTFSNTVSYMDPCLPHTNCHGRVVARKGNATSDTVCGPAEFRSRKPPQTSTKEPHNETMMSTVLATSDSKAPRGPTGPTPSISHLPSVSEAVFNHSTRSPPSSLVSDSKLAAAIASVSGLIILLCIAIILLYLCKPRWKKDPAGFHPKVDANGNVDSGDKINQGYLGETKLTSFTVTPAEHQCLLEKGEACSDQSQYSNNTETLTRTDGFNSHDSIGPLQSTIALDNTHSALSEPMTLRSNTEPVTPQSSVPTQSSQPTSPQIISPVNTSPHVNVNITFHIGNGTQSVLPTDMMQVDSNLRFGEEEESFSIPQQEAGKQSLMSVQESASYSV, from the exons ATGGCTGCTTGTTTGGCCATGTCTGCAGTTCAGGCCAGCAGCATTACCATAAGGGAAAAG GTCTGCTGTCAGCCCTATAAACCAGACTCAAAGGGTGCCTGTCTCAACTCAACAACAGAGTACCTGTCAGATGGTTCTAACCTGTGCTGCAAGAAATGCCACCCTG GGGAGCGACAGAAAGAAGAATGTTTGAAAACTACTGAGACTGTGTGTGAACAATGTCCACCAGGCCAGTACATGGAGAGCATGAACTACTCTCCAAACTGCTTCACCTGTGCCAAATGCAAATCAA GCAAAGGTCTGCAGTATAGCCAGAACTGCTCCCATACCACAAggtccaggtgtgtgtgcaagcCTGGGATGTACTGCATCATGGAATTTGATGACCCATACTGTGCAgaatgtagcaagtacaagctATGCAAAGCTGGTTATGGAGTGACTCTGCCAG GCACGGCAAACTCAGATGTGAAGTGTGAACGGTGCCCCGATGGGACATTCTCTAATACAGTCTCCTACATGGACCCCTGTCTGCCTCATACAAA CTGTCATGGGAGGGTTGTTGCTAGGAAAGGCAACGCTACCTCAGACACCGTGTGTGGACCTGCAGAGTTTCGGTCCAGAAAACCGCCTCAAACCTCAACAAAAGAGCCTCACAATGAGACAATGATGAGCACAGTCTTAGCAACCTCAGACTCTAAGGCTCCACGTGGACCGACAGGCCCCACACCGTCTATCAGCCATCTGCCATCTGTTTCAGAGGCAGTATTCAACCATTCAACAAGAAGCCCTCCATCAAGCCTAGTATCTGACAGTAAACTGG CTGCAGCCATTGCCAGTGTCAGTGGATTAATAATTCTCCTTTGCATCGCCATCATTCTGCTGTACCTTTGTAAACCAAGGTGGAAGAAAG ATCCTGCAGGATTTCATCCTAAAGTAGATGCAAATGGAAATGTTGACAGTGGTGATAAA ATCAATCAGGGTTATTTGGGTGAAACCAAGTTGACTTCATTCACAGTTACGCCAGCAGAGCATCAATGTCTGCTGGAGAAAGGGGAAGCCTGCAGTGACCAGAGTCAGTATAGTAACAATACTGAAACTTTAACCAGAACAGACGGCTTCAACAGCCACGACTCCATCGGCCCTTTGCAATCCACCATAGCTCTTGACAATACACACTCTGCTCTATCGGAGCCCATGACTTTACGTTCCAACACAGAGCCTGTCACTCCCCAGTCCAGCGTCCCCACACAGTCCTCTCAGCCCACCAGCCCACAGATCATCAGCCCTGTGAACACCAGCCCCCACGTCAACGTCAACATCACTTTCCACATAGGAAACGGGACACAGTCTGTCCTGCCCACAGACATGATGCAGGTAGACTCTAACCTCCGCTttggtgaggaagaggagtcctTTAGCATCCCACAGCAAGAAGCCGGCAAACAATCACTGATGTCAGTGCAGGAGAGTGCAAGTTACAGTGTATGA